The genomic window GTAAGGTACTTTCAGTAAACAAGTTAACGGCAGGATAAATTTATCATAGGCAATGCAGGTAAATGTCATGGTTAATAGTATTATCCTGTAAAAATCTTTTCTTATTAGCAAGTTTCCTAACAACCCCTCTCTGTCCCTCTTTAACAAAAGGGGAATTGACTGATGATTAGTTCTTTTCTTTTGGGTGAGACGGGGTAATGCTATGTGTTTTGGTCCTATAGTTTTCCGGGTTGATGTGGTGTTTACGGATCAGTTGCCAGAATGCCCGACGATCCTTCCTGGCGGCCTGTGCCGCTTTGGTAATGTTGCCGTGATGGGCAAGCAAGAGGCATTGAATATACGCCGTTTCAAATTGTGCGATGATCCTCTCTTTTGCTTCCTGAAAAGACTCCGCCTGCACACCGGTTTCCGGAGACGGTAGGGCAAGATCTTCTTTCCCTATAATCCTCTGATCAGAGAGGACAACTGCCCGCTCGATTACATGCTCCAGTTCTCTCACATTACCATGCCAGTCAAGGAGCGGGAGGAGTTGCAGTGCATCAGAGGAGAATTCGACGGCCTGTTTGTTGTACTCGTCTGCATACTGAGACAGGAAATGTCTGGCGAGAAGGGGAATGTCGTTGCGTCGTTCCCGCAGGGGGGGCAGGACGAGGTGGATGACGTTTAATCGATAGTAAAGATCCTGGCGGAATCTCTCCGCCCTTACCGCCTCTTTCAATTCGGCATTCGATGCGGCAATGACCCGCACGTCTGCCTTGCATACCTTCGGAGAACCGAGCGGCCGGTATTCTTTCTCCTGGAGAAAGCGCAGCAATTTGACCTGCGCAGGGAGGGAAAGACAGTCTATTTCATCCAAAAAAAGTGTACCACCCGCAGCCTCCTGGATTAACCCCTGTTGGGATGAAGTGGCGCTGGTAAATGCGCCCGGCTTGTGGCCGAAGAGTTCGTTTTCGAGCAGTTCCGTGGGAATGGCGCCGCAGTTGACCGGGATGAACGGCTTGTCCGCCCGCGGGCTGAGATAATGGATCGCCCGGGCGCATACCTCCTTCCCGGTGCCGGTTTCTCCACTGATCAGGACCGTTGCGTCACTCTTCGCCACACGGGGGATTTTCTGTATCTCTGCCAGAAAGGCCGGATCTTTCCCGATGATGTGTTGCAGTCCAACCTTTTCCAAAAGGGTTTGGTGGAGTATTTCTGTCGGCGTATTTTGCACCAGTAATCGCCAGATACGGGGAATGATATCGGCTGGTCTGAGCGGTGGCGTAATGAAATCGGTTACACCAGCCTTAAGCAAATCAAGGATCTCCTCATGCGGACATTCGTCTATGACCAGAATGACCGGTGTTTTCATAAATTTGGTTCGTAAAGACTGCAAGAGTGCACTGGCATGATGAAATAAGGTGTGGGGTGAAATGAGAAGTATTATATCTGGATAGAAACGTGGGGCGATTCCAGCAAGGTCACTGGTAAGGAGATCGGATGCCTCTATCTTTACGGATTCATAATGCAACGGGGTGTTTAGGCCGCTGGATGATTCGAGAACCCCTTGCAACATCTGACCAAGACTGGATGTGGGGTTAATATCAAGAAGCAATAGCTTGCCCTGTTTCATAAAGCCCCCTTTTTTATATAAATAAAAAAAGCCTTACTGCAAAAATGTTTTGGGAAAACACCTTCGGCAGTAAGGCTATCTTTTCTTGTGGCAAGGCTATCTTATGAACTCACATCCCTGTACGTCTCAAGACCCTTTCCTTTGCGTCCCCTGATCACTCAGGGTTTGCCCTTATCGAAATGTATCTGTTAGATATGTGAGCAAAACAAACGCCAATGCCATGGCATGAGAAAAATTGTTTGCAAAATTATTTGATATGCCGTGAGTTTTAATCACTTATAAACAAAAAAAGAAAGGTTTGAATAACAACAGATGAATGCAAAAGATATTCGAAAAGTGTGTCATGGCACACTTGTGTGACGTTACACTTGTGTGCCATGACACACTTTTCTTTAAACGCATACCATGATTGTCGTGCTCAACAATTTTATCCTTGCTTTACCCCCCATATTCCTGTTATTAGTGGTATTTGCTGATTTTTGAAAGAGATAACATGGTTGAAACCACAGATTTCACAGATTGCGCAGATAGTCTTAAAAGCTGATGGCCCTCACGTTAACCCGAATAAGCAGGAAAATACAAGGTTTAAAGCACAGAGTGTGTGAGTCAACCCTGTCAGGGTTTTAAACCCTGACAGGGTTAGTTTTCTTCATATTTTTGCTACATTGTTACAATTTTTTTTATCTGTGCAATCTGAGAAATCTGTGGTTCCTGTCGTTACGAACAAAAGGAAAGGACAGACGTGAATGGAAGTTTTTTTTCATCCCTCATCAGTTGCCATCGTAGGCGCCACGGAAAAACCAGGCAGCCTGCCGGGCATTATCCTGAAAAACCTCCTCGATATGGGTTTTCAAGGCAGGATGTATCCGGTAAATCCGAAATACGAGACGGTCTTCGGCTTGCGATGTTTTCCCTCACTCCTGGATATTCCGGATGAAGTAGCGCTAACCGTCATTGCTATCCCAGCTCCATTGGTGCTGGAGGTAGTGCAGCAACAGGCACGGAAATGCATTCACCATGCCATCATTATCAGCGCCGGTTTTCGGGAGATGGGTGTGGAAGGCACGAAAATGGAAGAGGAGATCAAGCAGGTTGCAATCAAAAATGATATCAGAATCCTTGGGCCGAACTGTTTGGGCGTTCTGGATAATTATGCAAATTTCACCACCTCGTTTCTGTCGTGGGAACGGGTGAGCTACCCGAAAAAAGGCTCCCTGTCGATCCTCTCACAAAGCGGTGCCTTTGCCATTGCCCTGCTGGACCTGGCATCACAAGAGGGATTGGGCATAGCAAAAATGGTAAACTACGGAAACAGGCTCGACGTGGGGGAGTCTGCCCTCCTGCCGTTTTTGCGGGACGATGCCCATACCAGGGTAATTGCCATCTATATGGAATCAGTTGATTACGGCAGGAGGTTTATTGAAGCAGCCAGGTCGTGTTCTGAAAAAAAGCCTATTGTGGCCCTCAAGGTTGGGAAGGGAGCCGCCGGTATTGCCGCAGCCAGGTCACACACGGGCGCTATTGCCGGGAACTACGCAATCTACCAGGCCGCATTCCTGAAGGCGGGTATTATTGAGGCAAACGGTCTGGAGGAATTTATCGATGGCGTAAAGGCGCTGTCCATGCAAAGCCCGCCCAGGGGAAATCGCATCCTTATTGTCACCAATGGCGGCGGCTTTGGCGTTATTGTGGCTGACCACTGTTCAGAGAACGGACTCGATGTCCCGCTCCCCTCTGCGCAGCTAAAGGAGAAGCTCCGCAACAAATTATCAGCATTCTATGTTGTGAGCAATCCCGTTGATTTAACCGGAAGCGCGTGCGACCGGGATTATCACACGGCATTGACTGCGTGCATGGCAGAAAGCGATGAATACGATGCGGCCATTATCATACCGCTTATGGCGCCGCAGGGCATGACGGAAAAGGTGGTGGATCTTATTGCGGATACGATGAAACGATCAGGAAAACCAGCCGTTATATGCACGGTGGGCGGGGCGTTTACCCTGAAGATCAAACAACTCTTTGAAGAGCGCGAGTTTCCCGTCTATCCCTCTCCCGAACGGAGCGCAAAGGCCATGTCCATGCTGCTGAAGAGGAGAAAATTACAGGAAGACGTTCAGAGAAGTAGTCACACAAAGTTACAAAGCCACAAAGAATGAAGATATACCATCCGCAGCAAGGCCGCAACCAATTCTCCGTTGTGAAAAGCGGGAGATTGCTTCAGACAAGCCCATCGCAATGACACTGGCTATACCTTTGATGACATACGGTACGTTGTCATTGCAAGCGAAGCAATCCTTCTCTCACAAACAAACGGTACCTGCTGATAAGGAGGATTGCGAAAAAACTTACAAAAAAAGAGATTTTTGCACAGTAATATTATCATGCGGTATGCTCTTGTGCCAGGGAGGACACGTCAGGGTACGCGTATCCAGACATGTTCCATGAAAATAGCGGCGAAAAGGAACGCCATGCTTGCGATGATGGGATAGCGATAAA from Candidatus Brocadia sp. includes these protein-coding regions:
- a CDS encoding sigma-54 dependent transcriptional regulator; translation: MKQGKLLLLDINPTSSLGQMLQGVLESSSGLNTPLHYESVKIEASDLLTSDLAGIAPRFYPDIILLISPHTLFHHASALLQSLRTKFMKTPVILVIDECPHEEILDLLKAGVTDFITPPLRPADIIPRIWRLLVQNTPTEILHQTLLEKVGLQHIIGKDPAFLAEIQKIPRVAKSDATVLISGETGTGKEVCARAIHYLSPRADKPFIPVNCGAIPTELLENELFGHKPGAFTSATSSQQGLIQEAAGGTLFLDEIDCLSLPAQVKLLRFLQEKEYRPLGSPKVCKADVRVIAASNAELKEAVRAERFRQDLYYRLNVIHLVLPPLRERRNDIPLLARHFLSQYADEYNKQAVEFSSDALQLLPLLDWHGNVRELEHVIERAVVLSDQRIIGKEDLALPSPETGVQAESFQEAKERIIAQFETAYIQCLLLAHHGNITKAAQAARKDRRAFWQLIRKHHINPENYRTKTHSITPSHPKEKN
- a CDS encoding CoA-binding protein, producing the protein MEVFFHPSSVAIVGATEKPGSLPGIILKNLLDMGFQGRMYPVNPKYETVFGLRCFPSLLDIPDEVALTVIAIPAPLVLEVVQQQARKCIHHAIIISAGFREMGVEGTKMEEEIKQVAIKNDIRILGPNCLGVLDNYANFTTSFLSWERVSYPKKGSLSILSQSGAFAIALLDLASQEGLGIAKMVNYGNRLDVGESALLPFLRDDAHTRVIAIYMESVDYGRRFIEAARSCSEKKPIVALKVGKGAAGIAAARSHTGAIAGNYAIYQAAFLKAGIIEANGLEEFIDGVKALSMQSPPRGNRILIVTNGGGFGVIVADHCSENGLDVPLPSAQLKEKLRNKLSAFYVVSNPVDLTGSACDRDYHTALTACMAESDEYDAAIIIPLMAPQGMTEKVVDLIADTMKRSGKPAVICTVGGAFTLKIKQLFEEREFPVYPSPERSAKAMSMLLKRRKLQEDVQRSSHTKLQSHKE